The sequence ATAAGATGTATCAGAAACATTTTCAACCTTTTGTTCAACTATATTTAATCGTGTTATTATAGATTCTAATGATTTCATATTTGCTTTGATTAAGTCATCTTTAATTTGCATATATACATAATCTTTAATTTCATCCGATTTACTCATTAAAGATTGAGAAACCATATCGCTGATTATACCTGTTAAAACTTCTTTATTATTAGAAGGTAGACTTTCTAAATTATAAATAGAATTTTCCAGTGATTTTAATCTTCCTTCAAAATTATTTAATTTTAAAGTATTTTTATCAAAGTTATTTTTTAACTCAAATAACACCTTTGTATTATTTATAACATCTTTTTGCAATTTTTCAGTCGGTGGTTGTAATGCCAATTCCTGAACAAGATTGTTGAGTGTTTTGATTTTTTTTGTTAATTCTTCTACAATTTTTAACTCATTATTCAATTTTTGAATTTCAAGAGAATTTTTTGTACTCAATTGCTCAATATTTGATAATTTTGGTAAAGCGGAATTAACATTTTTTAATAACTCCCCTATATTATTAAGGCCACTTTCTTTGACCGCATTTCTAAATGCTTCGAGGTCTTTTTCCATGCCTAAAACCTGTGTTGTAAGATTTGATACAGCATAATCATTGGTATTAATTCTTGATTCAATTTTATCTAATTTAGTGAATAAATTCGATATACTCTCATTTTCTTTATCAAATGCAGCTCCTTCTAATAATCCTATTCTTTGATCGTATTCCTGAAGTTTTTTATTTAAATTTCTGATTTCATCAGCTGCATTTTCTAACTTTTTCATATTATTTATTTTTTCTTCAATCAAAGATAATCTATTCAGCAATTCTTCCGGTATACCTGTTTTGATATTTGTTTTTAAATCACTTATCTCTTTCTGTATATCAAGCACTTTTTTGTCAAGAATATTCACCCTGTTTGATGAATCGGATAAGATTGCAGAATATGAATTTGTTATTTTTTCCAATTCATCAACTTTTATTTTCAGGCTTTCAATATTATCAATTTTATCTTCAATAGTTTGTAACTTTCTTAGTAATAATGGTTCATTTGTTATTGTTGAAGAATCTGTCATTTTAATCCCGGATTCCAGGTAAGATACCCTGTCACTTAATTCATTTATTTGATTTGATAATTCTGGTATTCTTGAGGTTAAATTCATTAATGGCTTCACCTGAAAATCAAATTTTTGTTGAACAACTTCATCTATATATGTATTCGAAGAAGATATTTCATTTTTTAAATTATTTAATTCATTTTTTAATTCCATTATAGTTGCATTTTCACTATCTTTTTTCCATCGCATCTGCGCAGCAACTTCATTTGTTATATATACCTTTAATCCTTCTTTTTCTTTTGTAAATAATTCATCTATATATGACTTATAATTGCTCTGTTCCCTTTTCAGGTAATCATCCAGAGTATTTGTCATGTACTCCTTGGTTTTTGAAAATTCTTCCAAAACACCTTCGACTGCTTTTTCAAAATCATTCATTCTATTGCTAAAAATAACAATAGACGCAAGTGTTGTTTCGTATAATTCATTAATCTTTTCAACTGACTTTTTTTCAGCCACCATATATGCATTTTGAGCAATCGCATTAAAAATAGGATTGTTAGAATCTGTTGAATCTATTGTTATAGCCATTTCTAAATTTTTGATTCTCGTTGAAAAATCGTTCAGTAAATTTTTTGTATTTTTATAATCAGCATCAAGTGAAAACATGAAGTTTTCCAATGTATACACTCTTTGAGGTAACTTTTCCATTTCTAATCTTGTTAATGAAGCATCTAAAGAATCTAATTTCTTTTTATAATTTTCATTTAAATAATCTAGAAAATTAGAACCAAATATAGCTAAATCATATCTTGAAACGGAAATAGCACCATTAAATTTTCCCTGTGTATCCGTTTCCATTATTCCAGCTTTTACTACTTTATAAACATGTGGATATACTGGCGAAGTTGGTTTAACATCAAGAATTTCACCAAATATTGATACAATAAAAATAAATATTGAAATAAAAATCAAAAATTTTTTCATCTTTTTGCCCCCTTAATACCAATTATCCAGGTTAATATATTTTCCTTCATCGGTAATATATATAAATCTTTCTACTATTTTTCTATTGCCTTTATATACGCTAATTTTATGAACCCCATATTCCAACCTTAAATCCAATTCAGAAGCTGTATATTTAATATCATCAACATAAACATCAAATGCTCTTGAATTTACTATTTTTACAGGCACCAGATTTGCTTTAGAAAAGAATATTACTCTATGTTCATAATTATTTATATTTATATCTATATTATACGATTTTCCATCAGGAAACTTAAATACAACATTATGAATACCACTATTTAAAACCTTTCCTAAAACATACCCTCGATTTATGTATTTTCCATCTATATAAATTAATACATAATTAGAAGATGTAAATAAAGAAACTGCCCCTATATTATCTTCTGTAGTTAAAAAAACTGTTTGAGATCTGTTTTTTCTTAATGTTATTGATTTCTTTGAATTTAAATAATAAATATCAAGTTTTTTAGTATTTTGCATTGTATTTATTAAAATAGTTGATGGCGTAAATGCATATTTATCACTTATATAAGCCAGAATTTTTTCCTGAGATAATACTTCAACTGAAGTTGAAAGTAATGGATTTAAAATTAATTCTTTTGGTGAATCTTTATTTATAATATACCTAAAAAAAAGATTTTTATCTGTTTTTGAGACTATTTCCAAAATATGAGGCATTCCGTCCAATTCAAGATATTCAACCGAATCACCAATATATTTTCCATCTAAATAAAACTCTAAACCTTTACTATTCTGTATTTTCACAATTCTTTTGTTTTCATATAATTCAAAAAATAAAGTTTTTTTATTCAATGATTTATCTAAGTTTATTGTTAATTCCTTTGATATGTAACCAATTTTTGATAAAATTATTTTTAGATTACCAGATGGAACAGTAAATGTATTTGGTGTATATCCAACTTTTTCACCATTTATAGTCACCAACGCATTTTGTGGTGATGAATCTATATACAACTGAATTCCTTTTTTTAATTCAAAGTTATAACTCACTGGCTCGTCAGATTTTAAAATAATATTTTTCTTAAAAGGTAGATATCCATCTTTAATCAATTTAATATTATAATTTTTATTTAAAGATAAAATAGTAGAATACGGTGTTTCACCTACAAACTTTTCATTTATATACAAATTTGAAATTGGTGTTGAATCAAAGGTGACCATACCATTTGGAACCAACTCCACCATTATTTTCTTTGTTTCAAATGGTTTTAATTCAAGATTAATATTTTGGGATTTATAGTTTTCAGCTGAAATTGTTAGAGTTTTTACATTTATAGGAATTTTAAGAACATCACCATTTTTTATTAACACCTTATTTTTATCAAAAGAAATATAAAATGATTCTATATTTGACCTAAATTCTATTGAAGCCAAAGGAATAAGGTTTGCATTTATTTTTTTATCTGAGTCAATAGAAACTGTGGTTTTATAATCTTTATACCCAAATTTTGATATTATTATATTATATGTTCCTGATTGCAGTGAAACATTCTCAGTATTGCTTTTCATTGTAAGCATATATTGATTGTTAATATAAACTAAAGAACCTTTTGGGGCATTTATCGTTAATTGAAAAGAAAAGCTCATAGAGGTAAGCATCAAAAATACAAACAAAAAAGTTTTAATCTTTTTCACAGTTCCTCACCTCATTTATAATATTATCCAGATCCTCAAGCTGATTCATTAATTTTTCAGGATTTTCGATTTTAGATAATACTTTATCCATAAACACAACACGAGCTTTTATAACTTCTTCAATAACATTTTTGCCTTTTTCTGTAATTTTAATAGTCGTGACTCTTTTATCCTTTTCATCTTTTGTTTTTTTAAGATACCCTGAATTTTCAAGTCTGTTGATTAAACCTGTAGTTGTACTTTTTGTTATTCCTAAAGCCAAACTTAAATCTGTAACTCTTTTTTCACCTCGAAAATATAATATTTGCAATAGATCAAATTGTGCTGGAGATATTTCGCTATTTTTTATAATTTTTCTTCCTTCAACCTTAATTTTAAAACATATATCCCTTAGAATTTTTTCGAAATTTTCCAATCTTTTTTTATCCATAATGTTCCTCCTATCTAAATTTTATATTTTTTGAAAGAGAGGTTGTTTTAATGGTAAAAAACATAACATTTTCTGCTATGTTAAGCGTTATAACAGTGTTACTCTTTACCTCACAGATGTTTATTCCTGTATTAGGTGTTTTTGTTGCATTTTTCAGTTTAATACCCTTAATTCTGGTATTTGAATTGACAGACATGAAATATTTTATTATATCCACCTTAACTTCAGGCTTTTTAATATTAATATTAAATGATATTTTTGGTCTAATCTTTTTTTCGACCTTTTTATTACCACCAGTATTAAGTATAGTATATAATAAAAAAAATAAAATACCCCACATTATATTTTTTCTCGTACCAGTGGCATCATCCTATTTTATGTATAAATCTTTTTTCAATGTAAAAATTTTCTACTATATGTGGCCTTTAATTGGGGCATCAATATTTTTTGTAGTAAAATTTTATTATATAAAAATAACAGAGTTAATAATGAAGGGGTTAAAAGCAAAAGGTTTTTAGCATTAAAAAATGTATATATATATTTTATCAGAAAAACCCTAAAAAATGAAATATATGTTATAATGAATATATAAATACAAAGAGGTGAACGCTATGGAAACTATAGATGTTGTTATTGAAAAAATAGTTAATGGGGGATATGGTTTTGCAAGATATGATAATAAAATATATATGGTAGAACACGCATATCCAGGAGAATTTGTTAAAATAAAAGTAAAAAATAGAAAAAAAGATGTTTATTTTGCTGAAGTAGTGGAATACATTGAAAAATCACCATATAGAAATAGACAAATTTGCCCTCATTATCAGGAATGTGGAGGATGTCAATTGTTAGACCTTGATTATAATGAACAATTAAAAATAAAAACAAAAATAGTAAAAGAACAAATAAGAAGAATTGGAAAATTAGATGACACTCTAGTATTAAATACAATAGGTTCAGATGAAATAAATCATTACAGAAGCAAAATGGAATTTGCATTTTCCTATAAAAATGGAGATATAAAAATTGGATTGAAAAAGAGAAACAGTAATGATATTATAGATATAAAAAATTGTTTAATTGCTCCTAAAGAATTTAATAACATTATTTCTGAAACAAAAAAAATATTCAATGCGTTAAACTTAAAAATATATAATCCAAAATTCAGAAAAGGAGAATTCAAACATCTGGTTTTAAGAAAATCATTTTCAAAAAATGAAATTATGTCAATCTTCATTACAAAAACAGAATATATAAATAATTATAAAAATTTCAAAAGATTAATAAAGGAAAAAATTAAAGCAAATTCTATTATCCATGTAATGAATGGTTCTGATTCAATTGTTTTACGAGGACCTTATAAAACATTAAAAGGGGAAGGTATTATAAAAGAAGAGTTTAATGGATTTGAATATCAAATTCCGCCTACCGCTTTCTTCCAGAATAATTATAACATAACAAAAAAAATATTGAATGAATTTGTAGAAATTATAAAAAGAGAGAAAATATCCGGTGTCCTGTTAGATCTTTATTCTGGAGTGGGCTTATTTTCTATATATTTAGCTCCACTTTTTAAACATGTTACAGGAGTAGAAAATAACGGAATTTCTGTAAAAGCTGCTCATTCGAATTCAAATATAAACAATATAAGAAATACCACTTTTATAAAATCGGATGTTTTAGAATTCATAAAAAATTATGATAAAAAAATAGATCTTTTAATAGTAGATCCTCCAAGAAGTGGACTTGATAAAGAAATTTTAACTAAAATTTTACAATTAAAACCAGAAAATATTTTCTATTTATCCTGTGATCCAACCACATTATCAAGAGATTTATCCAGATTAAAAGAATCTTACAAAATAGAGTTTATAAAGCCTTTTGATATGTTTCCGAATACTTTTCATATTGAAAATTTCGCGTTTTTAAAAGCAAATATAAGCAATTAATTATAATTAAAGTTAAATTTCTACAATTATTGCATAAAAACAATAATTTTTGGTATAATATGTATTGGATATATTAAATTTTGGAGGGAGGACTTTCCATGGAATTTATTTCAAAGATAAATGTTTTACCAAAAATACCTGAAAAACTTTCAAGGCTACCGGAATTAAGTAAAAATCTTTGGTGGACATGGAATTATGATGCCCAGGAGATATTCGAAAGAATAGACGAAAAATTATGGGTAGAAGTCAACAGAAATCCTGTACTATTTTTAAAAAAAGTAAGTCAAAAAAAGTTAAATGAAGCTGCAGAAAATAAAGCTATAATATCATTATACTCACAAGTTATTGAAAAATTTAATACTTATATGAAAGCAGAAAATACATGGTTTAAATCTACACACAGAGAATATAAAGGCGGAGAATTTGCTTATTTTTGTGCCGAATATGGCCTTCATGAATCATTTCCAAATTATTCCGGAGGACTTGGTGTTCTTGCTGGAGATCACTTGAAATCATCAAGTGACCTTGGAATACCACTTGTAGCAGTTGGTTTATTATATAAACAGGGTTATTTTGAACAAAGAATTAATTCTGAAGGTTGGCAGGAAGCTATATTTAATCCATACGATTTTGATAATTTCCCGGTAATACCTGCCAAAGACAAAGAAAATAATGACATATATATTACCGTTGAAATGGAAAATAGAAAAGTATATGCAAAAGTATGGAAATTACAGGTTGGAAGGATAAACCTCATATATCTTGATACCGATATTCCACAAAATGACCCAGAAGATAGAATGATAACATATCAACTCTACGGCGGAGATCAAGAAATGAGAATCAGACAGGAAATGTTATTGGGAATAGGTGGAGTAAGAGCATTAAGAGCTATAGGATATAATCCTTCTGTATGGCATATGAATGAAGGACACTCTGCATTTTTGGGCTTAGAAAGAATTAGAGAATTTGTTCAGGAAAAAGGATTATCTTTCAGAGAAGCTGTACAGGCTGCAAAAGCAAGCGCAGTGTTTACAACACACACCCCTGTGCCAGCCGGGCATGATGCTTTTCCATTTTATTTAATGGACAAATACTTTAAAAATTATTGGCCACAATTAAAAGCTTCCAGAAGGGAATTTCTTGATTTAGGCGCAGAAATAAGACCTGACGGTTCTGAATTATTTTCCATGACCACGCTGGCTTTAAATCTATCCTCAAGAGCTAACGGTGTAAGTAAATTACACGGCGAGGTTTCAAGAGATCTGGCTAAAGATATATGGAAA is a genomic window of Marinitoga sp. 1197 containing:
- a CDS encoding PEGA domain-containing protein, with the protein product MKKIKTFLFVFLMLTSMSFSFQLTINAPKGSLVYINNQYMLTMKSNTENVSLQSGTYNIIISKFGYKDYKTTVSIDSDKKINANLIPLASIEFRSNIESFYISFDKNKVLIKNGDVLKIPINVKTLTISAENYKSQNINLELKPFETKKIMVELVPNGMVTFDSTPISNLYINEKFVGETPYSTILSLNKNYNIKLIKDGYLPFKKNIILKSDEPVSYNFELKKGIQLYIDSSPQNALVTINGEKVGYTPNTFTVPSGNLKIILSKIGYISKELTINLDKSLNKKTLFFELYENKRIVKIQNSKGLEFYLDGKYIGDSVEYLELDGMPHILEIVSKTDKNLFFRYIINKDSPKELILNPLLSTSVEVLSQEKILAYISDKYAFTPSTILINTMQNTKKLDIYYLNSKKSITLRKNRSQTVFLTTEDNIGAVSLFTSSNYVLIYIDGKYINRGYVLGKVLNSGIHNVVFKFPDGKSYNIDININNYEHRVIFFSKANLVPVKIVNSRAFDVYVDDIKYTASELDLRLEYGVHKISVYKGNRKIVERFIYITDEGKYINLDNWY
- the rlmD gene encoding 23S rRNA (uracil(1939)-C(5))-methyltransferase RlmD, encoding METIDVVIEKIVNGGYGFARYDNKIYMVEHAYPGEFVKIKVKNRKKDVYFAEVVEYIEKSPYRNRQICPHYQECGGCQLLDLDYNEQLKIKTKIVKEQIRRIGKLDDTLVLNTIGSDEINHYRSKMEFAFSYKNGDIKIGLKKRNSNDIIDIKNCLIAPKEFNNIISETKKIFNALNLKIYNPKFRKGEFKHLVLRKSFSKNEIMSIFITKTEYINNYKNFKRLIKEKIKANSIIHVMNGSDSIVLRGPYKTLKGEGIIKEEFNGFEYQIPPTAFFQNNYNITKKILNEFVEIIKREKISGVLLDLYSGVGLFSIYLAPLFKHVTGVENNGISVKAAHSNSNINNIRNTTFIKSDVLEFIKNYDKKIDLLIVDPPRSGLDKEILTKILQLKPENIFYLSCDPTTLSRDLSRLKESYKIEFIKPFDMFPNTFHIENFAFLKANISN
- a CDS encoding MarR family winged helix-turn-helix transcriptional regulator, which gives rise to MDKKRLENFEKILRDICFKIKVEGRKIIKNSEISPAQFDLLQILYFRGEKRVTDLSLALGITKSTTTGLINRLENSGYLKKTKDEKDKRVTTIKITEKGKNVIEEVIKARVVFMDKVLSKIENPEKLMNQLEDLDNIINEVRNCEKD